One Pogoniulus pusillus isolate bPogPus1 chromosome 22, bPogPus1.pri, whole genome shotgun sequence DNA segment encodes these proteins:
- the SMIM33 gene encoding small integral membrane protein 33 — MNTSLPSSQLRQPEPQEAAAFTPISIVRSMAKKSDALPMIFVIVVAFVLLAVFIILLVHYGPQLRTLQVTLYQEPMPQDLDAGVHLTDWKQLGCHKELPAQPCQPEPGGSAAAGVSCQCSCKHHLPCGSAEPNVIEITYL, encoded by the coding sequence atgaacacctccctgcccagcagccagctgagaCAGCCCGAgccccaggaggcagctgcctTCACTCCCATCTCCATCGTCAGGAGCATGGCAAAGAAATCCGATGCCCTGCCCATGATTTTCGTCATCGTCGTCGCCTTCGTCCTCTTGGCCGTCTTCATCATCCTCCTGGTGCACTACGGCCCCCAGCTGCGCACCCTCCAGGTCACCCTCTACCAGGAGCCCATGCCTCAGGACCTGGACGCTGGGGTGCACCTCACCGACTGGAAGCAGCTGGGCTGCCAcaaggagctgcctgcccagccctgccagccggAGCCGGGCGGCTCGGCCGCGGCTGGCGTGAGCTGCCAGTGCTCCTGCAAGCATCACCTGCCCTGCGGCAGTGCCGAGCCCAATGTCATCGAGATCACCTACCTGTGA